One Littorina saxatilis isolate snail1 linkage group LG14, US_GU_Lsax_2.0, whole genome shotgun sequence genomic region harbors:
- the LOC138947824 gene encoding uncharacterized protein encodes MASTRFRMISVALFVMALSVLEAIQWDRGSVNNAQMTACVGGKASIPWVFVAGKGETVASLAWSFKAPDEKKKQIATVMNGHFYTTDNIKFGFLPNAGLALYDTRSQDSGNYSVQVGVLRSDFSPVSAGRTITLSVTDTPPFTTDGDLHVTLSDAVRDDVTKDWTVQLHCGQFSDRGHPPVGVVWTTPSGEVRSSSYENNGTFVLPVSSPFQEGNYSCRLSPSAPAGRCLAATSPLKGAGHLYVNDKDFRLTLLEALLQETIGELQETNTRQSKLIGDFTDQIHGLNSKLNGLRLVNGTHPWEGRVELFVHGMWGTVCDDHWDASDARVVCRHLGYNTSNAQAWPLAHYGQGPSSAPIWLDDVECQGSEVTLRICKSQPVGKINCGHKEDAGVSCGGI; translated from the exons TGTTGGAGGCGATCCAGTGGGACAGAGGCTCTGTAAACAATGCACAAATGACGGCATGTGTCGGAGGAAAGGCGTCCATACCTTGGGTTTTCGTGGCGGGAAAAGGAGAGACTGTTGCCAGCCTAGCCTGGTCGTTTAAG GCACCCGACGAGAAAAAGAAGCAAATTGCAACGGTCATGAACGGACATTTCTACACGACGGACAATATAAAGTTTGGTTTTCTACCCAACGCCGGACTGGCCTTGTATGACACCAGATCTCAGGATTCCGGCAACTATTCTGTACAAGTTGGTGTTCTGCGGAGTGACTTTTCTCCTGTTTCAGCTGGGAGGACGATTACACTGTCCGTTACCG ACACGCCCCCATTTACTACAGATGGCGACCTACATGTCACACTGAGTGACGCGGTTCGTGATGACGTCACAAAGGACTGGACAGTGCAGCTACACTGTGGTCAATTTTCTGATCGTGGTCATCCCCCTGTTGGTGTCGTCTGgacg ACTCCATCTGGTGAGGTAAGGAGCAGCAGCTACGAAAACAACGGCACGTTCGTCCTGCCAGTGTCCAGCCCTTTCCAGGAAGGAAACTATTCCTGTCGCCTGTCCCCCTCCGCCCCTGCTGGCCGCTGTCTAGCCGCTACCTCCCCGCTGAAGGGTGCAGGCCATCTCTACGTGAACGACAAGGACTTCAGGTTGACACTTCTGGAGGCCCTGTTGCAGGAGACGATTGGCGAATTGCAGGAGACGAATACACGCCAATCAAAACTGATCGGTGACTTCACGGATCAAATCCACGGCCTCAACTCGAAGTTAAATG GTCTCCGTCTGGTGAACGGCACACACCCCTGGGAAGGACGCGTAGAACTGTTTGTCCACGGAATGTGGGGGACCGTCTGTGACGACCATTGGGATGCCAGTGACGCCCGGGTTGTGTGTCGTCATTTGGGATACAACAC GTCAAACGCACAAGCCTGGCCACTTGCGCACTACGGCCAGGGACCATCATCAGCTCCAATTTGGCTGGACGACGTCGAGTGTCAGGGCAGTGAGGTGACTCTCCGCATATGCAAGTCACAACCAGTAGGCAAGATAAACTGCGGACACAAAGAAGATGCTGGCGTATCTTGTGGTGGAATTTAA